Within Limanda limanda chromosome 1, fLimLim1.1, whole genome shotgun sequence, the genomic segment ctatttatctatctatctatctatctatctatctatctatctatctatctatctatctatctatctatctatccatctatccatctatccatctatccatctatccatctatctatctatctatctatctctccatctatctatctatctatctatctatctatctatctatctatctatctatctatctatctatctatctatctatctatctatctatctatctatctatctatctatctatctatctatctatctatctatctatctatctatctatctatctatctatctctccatctatctatctatctatctatctatctatctatctatctatctatctatctatctatctatctatctatctatctatctatctatctatctatctatctatctatctatctatctatctatctctccatctatctatctatctatctatctatctatctatctatctatctatctatctatctatctatctatctatctatctatctatctatctatctatctctccatctatctatctatctatctatctatctatctatctatctctccatccatccatctatctatctatctatctatctatctatctatctatctatctatctatctatctatctatctatctatctatctatctatctatctatctatctatctatctatctatctatctatctatctctctatctatctatctatctctccatctatctatctatctatctatctatctatctatctatctatctatctatctatctatctatctatctatctatctatctatctatctatctatctatctatctatctatctatctatctatctatctatctctccatctatctatctatctatctaaattaaaatgttttttctcttcaaacTAAACTCATGTAAAAATCAATCAAGCTACATGACGTCACATGAATGAGCTGAAGTCGAACAGTttcttttaaacatttgaaacatGTTCATTTCACTTCTGGACTTTAAAAGCttcagtttatttttctcagaCTTGAGCGTCAAACCATAACAAAATGCGGCAGGAGGAGGATcagcctcctgcagctcctcctcctgccgctgctcctcctcctcctgcagctcctcctcctgccgctgctcctcctcctcctgccgctgctcctcctcctcctgttgctcctcctcctcctggtgttGGACGCAGTGGCAGGAGGAGTCCGACCGGAagcggagagaggaggaggcagagacacaacaaGCGGCTGGAGCTGTCCTGAGGAACCGTGTGAAGCAGGTAcacaacaggacacacacagcgggacacacacagggggacacacacacagcaggacacacacagcgggacacacacagggggacacacacagggggacacacacaggaggagacacacagggggacacacacaggggcacacacacaggaggagacacacacagggggagacacacacagcaggacacacacagcaggacacacacagggagacacacacagggagacacacacaggaggagacacacaggtgTTCTCAGTCCTCCAGCAGGGGCGCTGTCTCAGACACCATATAAGGAAATGACGTTCACCGGATGACGTAGTCATGTTGCCGCAAATAGAAAcgtgagcagctgagaccagagactGTATGAGACacgaggtgagagagagagagagagagagagagagagagagagagagagagagagagagagagagagagagagagagagagagagagagagagagagagagagagagagagagagagagagagagagagagagagagactttaaataaagttgtattcaaACAGAGAAACTGAGCAGTCAGTGGTTAGTTAGTTCGTTAGTTAACCAGTTAGTTAGCTGTACACTGGCTGTTGTAACTAATAGGTTATAATCACATCAGAGATCCAGTCTGAGggagagacacatgaggacacatgaggacacatgaggactcatgaggacacatgaggacacatgaggacacatgaggactcatgaggacacatgaggactcGGCCCTGGAAGCTGTTTGATGAAGGTTCCATCACTTTACACAACGTGTAAAAGAACAATTTGAGTTCTAGAGCGAAGAAGTGAAAAGAGTTCAGTGTAAGAAATTAGTTTATAATGTTTTTGTCAAAGTAAATGATCTGAGTCACATGACGAGTGCTGACagctgagctgctgtctgtctgtctctgtctctgtctgtctctgtctgtctgtctgtctgtctgtctgtctgtctgtctgtctgtctgtctgtctgtctgtctgtctgtctgtctgtctgtctgtctgtctctgtctctgtctgtctgtctgtctgtctgtctgtctgtctgtctgtctgtctgtctgtctgtctgtctgtctgtctgtctctgtctgtctgtctgtctctctctctctctctgtctgtctctctctctctctctgtctgtctgtctgtctctctgtctgtctgtctctctctctctctgtgtctgtctgtctctctctctgtctctgtctctctctctctctctctgtctgtctctgtctctctgtctaaaTCGATGGTCCTAACGTGGTTTGAACTGGTCACCTGACAGGATGGAGGACATGGCAGGAGACGAGACGAGCTTCTACTCCAAGGCGGAGGTCTACTGGAGGGACGTGTCCCCCACCGTGGACGGGATGCTGGGGGGCTACGGCCGCATCTCCAACATCGACATCAACGGCTCCAAGGCGTTCCTGCACAAGTTCCTCGGGGTAAGAACTTCTCTGAGCTTCTGGTTCCAGTGTCTTCTACCAGGAGAAGACACTGGAGCGTCCCCTGTGTCTCCAGTGTCTTCTCTCCTGATAGAAGACACTGGAGCGTCCCCTGTGTCTCCAGTGTCTTCTCTCCTGATAGAAGACACTGGAGAGTCTTCTACCAGTAGAAGACACAGGTGATGCACTCCATCAGTTTGTTGGACACGCCCCCGAACGAAGCCGAGGaagtttaatattttacagttaagTCATATAAATGAATAAGAATATATTTAAGAAGATAAACATTTATTAACTTAAATCCATAGTTGAGCCTGTTCCTGTGGATCATAGAGAGTTATGATAAACTGCAGATCAGACGTCATGAATTCTTATAGAaaatttctgtctgtctctctctctctctctctctctctctgtctgtctctctctctttctgtctgtctgtctctctctctctctctgtctgtctctctctctctgtctgtctgtctctctgtctgtctgtctgtttgtctgtctctctctctctgtctgtctatctctctctctctctctctctgtctgtctgtctctctctatctctgtcgctctctctctctgtctctctgtctgtctgtctctctgtctgtctgtttgtctctttctgcctctctgtctgtctctctctctctctgtcgctctctctgtctgtctgtctgtctgtctctctctatggTCCTgtggtgtctctgtctctctttctgtctctctgtctgtctctctctctctttctgtctctttctgcctctctgtctgtctctctctctctgtctctgtctctctgtctgtctctctctctgtctgtcgctctctctctctttctgtctctctgtctgtctctctctctctgtctgtctctgtctctctgtctctctctctgtctctctgtctgtctgtctgtctctctctctctctctgtctgtctgtctctctgtctctctctatctctgtcgctctctctctctgtctctctgtctgtctgtttgtctctttctgcctctctgtctgtctgtctctctctatggTCCTgtggtgtctctgtctctctctctctttctgtctctttctgcctctctgtctgtctctctctctctctgtctctgtctctctgtctgtctctctctctgtctgtctctctctctctctctctctctctctctgtctctgtctctctgtctgtctctctgtctgtctgtctctgtctctctgtctgtctctctctctctgtctctctctctgtctctctgtctgtctctctgtctctctgtctgtctctctctctggtcctgTGGTGTCTCCGTGCGGCTGCAGGACGGCGCCGGGCAGACGGGTAGGGGCGTGGCTCTGGACTGCGGCGCCGGCATCGGGAGGATCAGCAAGcgcctgctgctgccgctgttcGGCACCGTGGACCTGGTGGACGTGACGCAGGAGTTCCTGGACAAGGCCCGGACGTACCTGGAGGAGGACGGCCAGCGGGTGGGACACTTCTTCTGCAGCGGCCTGCAGGACTTTGTCCCCGAGAGCGGGCGCTACGACGTCATCTGGATCCAGTGGGTCATCGGTGAGTCCGCTGCTCGGGCGCCACGAGGTCTGAGGAGCCACCGCGAGTTCTAACGTTTCCTCGTCCGCTTGCAGGTCACCTGACGGACGACCACCTGGTGGAGTTCCTGCGCCGCTGCCAGGGGGCGCTGCGGCCCAACGGCCTGATCCTCATCAAGGACAACATGGCGTACGAGGGCGTGGTCCCGGACGAGGTGGACAGCAGCGTGTGCCGCGAGCTGCCGATGGTCCGCAGCCTGGCGAGCAGGGCGGGCCTTCGCATCGTCCACGAGGAGCAACAGCTGGACTTCCCCAAGGAGATCTACCAGGTCCACACGCTCGCCCTCCGGTAGGCGCCGGGCGGCGGCGAGCGGCGGCGTCTCGGATTCTACTGAGTTCATGTGGAAATGGCGTTTCTCGAGTCATCGATTTCCGATGTTTCTGGACGTGTTGTGCAGTCTGATGAGTTTGTGGAGCGTGTGCTTCGCTTCAGGACGTGTGGTCAGGGCGCCGCCGTCCAGCTCCCGTTCATCACGGACACGCTCCAGCTTCCTGTTTTTCGTccctcaggtcaaaggtcaggtcGGCCAATCGAAACTGATGCTCTGTGTGAAACAGGTCAATCTGTGCTGtgtgacatcacatcctgtccTGGAGCAGGAAGACTCACGAGTCACCTGACGCTCTTCTTccagtttctcttcatcctgtAGCACCACAAactgccccgcccccctcctcctgagGTCCAACCCCCcgagaggaggcggagcttctaCAGGAGAACAGGACTTGGTGAATCGACCTCGGATCAAACATCTCGGCTGATGATCAGAAAACAAAAAGGATTTCACCTCAGGAGCCACCGATCTGGAGACTTGACACGTTTCTAAACTCAACCTTTGATACCTGACGTCCTCtttattaataaactttattaattcattgtcagatgtgtgttgtgattgttgACCCACAGGTCGTGTGGTTCTTCTCCTGAAGCTGCATCATCAAGTTTTCATCTTGGGACAAAACGTTCAtctcatgttttaaaatgtcacagagaaATGAATCAGAGGATTTCAGTTTTAAGATTTAATGAAGATAAAGTTTAACTTCAACAGTCAAATAATACAAGTGTAAAAGTTTAATGGAGCCATTCCCGccaaaaaacatttgattgaataaagtaaaaaaaaatgacttgattcattttcagcctcaatgtgaaaacaaacatttcaaattgactttttcatcatttaCTCAAAGATCCACTTTGATTtcatgaaggaggagaagacgtTTCTCtctcagaataattcatggatcttgatgaaaatgatgcgactgatatctatgagtgtgtgacagaagggggaggagtcttCTCCTCTTCAGGGTTTTCTGCTCCGTCTCTTTCCTCTCACTTCAGCGTCTCGGTCGGTTCCTGatgttccagcagcagctcggttCTTCTGAGCTCAGAAGAAGCTGGAACCATGTGACCGACCTTCACTGTTCCACCCAGCTGGTGAACCCACGGGCCTTGGTtccgggtcaaaggtcacgtggTGATCAGGACCACGTCTCGCTCTGAAGTCGCCCCGCCCGCTCCATGGCCACCAGCATTTGCTCGGCTTCCTCTGAGGACACGCCCCCTTCCTGCTGGAACGCACCTTTCAAGGCGTCGCTCACGCTGGCCGGCATCTGTTTAGCATTTCtgtcagaaacagaaaagagagattACAGTAAGATACAGAAATCACCAGGACATGATGAAGTTTGTCCGACTGATCCGACCAATAAACGCCAGCTGCTGATGAGGAGCCACAGAAGCTCCTGGAGTGAGAAGCTCAGTGAAGAGGATTCATGAGAAGTGAGAAACGATGTCCTCAGTTTCCAAATCGTTCAAATCCATAAAAACCTTCATTGATTCTATTGTTCTCTGGTTGGACCAATCTGGTTTTTAACTGAACAACGTTCAAGTTCCAATCATGGAAAACAAAGTCGAGCAGAAGGTCTTCACGTGAGAGAAGCTGCTGGCATTTGATTGGAGGACAGTGATTGGCCGGTCCCAGGCTCACGGGTCTGGACTCGCGGGTCTGGACTCGCGGGTCTGGACTCGCGGGTCTGGACTCGCGGGTCCGGACTCGCGGGTCCGGACTCGCGGGTCCGGACTCAGGGGTCTGGACTCAGGGGTCTGGACTCACGGGTCTGGACTCAGGGGTCTGGACTCACGGGTCTGGACTCCCGGGTCTGGACTCAGTGGTCTGGACTCACGGGGTCTGGACTCGCGGGTCTGGACTCACGGGGTCTGGACTCGCGGGTCTGGACTCAGGGGTCTGGACTCAGGGGTCTGGACTCCCGGGTCTGGACTCACGGGTCTGGACTCCCGGGTCTGGACTCGCGGGCCTGGACTCCCGGGTCTGGACTCAGTGGTCTGGACTCCCGGGTCTGGACTCACGGGTCTGGACTCACGGGTCTGGACTCACGGGTCTGGACTCCCGGGTCTGGACTCGCGGGCCTGGACTCCCGGGTCTGGACTCAGTGGTCTGGACTCCCGGGTCTGGACTCGCGGGCCTGGACTCCCGGGTCTGGACTCAGTGGTCTGGACTCAGTGGTCTGGACTCCCGGGTCTGGAACCCGGGTCTGGACTCAGTGGTCTGGACTCCCGGGTCTGGACTCGCGGGTCTGGAACCTGGGTCTGGACTCGCGGGTCTGGACTCGCGGGTCTGGACTCAGGGGTCTGGACTCGCGGGTCAGGACTCGCGGGTCTGGACTCGCGGGTCTGGACTCGCGGGTCTGGACTCCCGGGTCTGGAACCTGGGTCTGGAGTCGCGGGTCTGGAACCTGGGTCTGGACTCACGGGTCTGGAACCTGGGTCTGGACTCAGTGGTCTGGACTCCCGGGTCTGGACTCAGTGGTCTGGACTCCCGGGTCTGGACTCACCCAGCGATGTAGAAGCAGCCACGTTGGTTGACGAGCAGATCCCAGAGCAGCTTGGCGTTCTCCGTCACTCGGTGCTGGACGTAGACCTTctcctcctggggggggggggggggcagagttgAACTCACACTTGAACTTGTAGGATTTAAGtgattaaaggtcaaaggtcaccacaACCTCACAAACCACCTGTTTGTACCTGTGGAGCTGATTAGAGCTCATtgtttaaatgatgaaatgataTTTGATTAAAACCCCAgagttcaggtgtgtgtgtgtgtgtgtgtgtgtgtgtgtgtgtgtgtgtgtgtgtgtgtgtgtgtgtgtgtgtgtgtgtgtgtgtgtgtgtgtgtgtgtgtgtgtgtgtgtgtgtgtgtgtgtgtgtgtgtgtgtgtgtggggggggaccTGGTCTCGTGAGAAGGCCGTGAAGAGGGTCAGATGTCCGGCCTCCGTCAGCTCCTCCCACTCCGACCTGAAGTAGAAGTCCTTGGACCGGGAGCGACAGCCGAAGAACAGGACGttggctgaggaggagaggaagaggaggatgaggaggaggaggagcagggaggagaggaagaggaggatgaggaagaggaggatgaggaggaggaggagcagggaggagaggaagaggaggatgaggaggaggaggatgaggaggagcagggaggagaggaagaggaggatgaggaggaggaggagcagggaggagaggaagaggaggatgaggaagaggaggatgaggaggaggagttccaCACGTGAGGTCACAGTGGGAGGGAGCAGATCTCACCGCTCTTTCCCTCGGCGCTCCTCTCTTGTAGCGCCGCCCTGAACGGAGCCACTCCGGTCCCGGGGCCGACCATGACCACGGGCGTGTCCTGCTCCTCGGGGAACTTCAGACTTCCCCTCTTCACCCACAGAGGAACCCGCACGGCCCCTGAGCACCGAGGGGCCACACGTTACAGGATCATCACATCAGGACGAGTTCATTCACtcgcttttgtttttctttttaactttagAACTTTAACTTTGTTGAGCTCAGTTGGAAGAAAATCGTTTTTTAATCCCATTTTGAATTTTTATGTAAATATCACATTTCAGAAAAGCTGCTTCAGTCTGTGGATCTTGTCCCTGACATGTTTTCTGTGTTCAGATTTGAAACAAACTCCTGATGAGAAGGAGAATGAGCTCAGACCTTGATCCGGGTCCAGCGAGGACAACCAGCTGGAGCAGAGGCCTCTTCGTGGTTTAATCAACTTGGTTTTGTAGCGAACAACAGCGACGAGGATCTGGAGCCGGTTGGGATGAACCTGTGAGAGAGACAACATCATCTGGAGGAAGgatttcatcttctcctccatgaACAAACATCCAGGAGAAACACAGAACATGTCTAGTAGTTGTGAGGGAGGAGTCACCTGCAGCGAGGAGGCGATGGAGAAGGACCGAGGCTGGATCTCAGGGAGAAGGTCCAGGAGATAATCCACCTTGAGCTCGGCGGTCGTGTTTGGGAAATCCGCCAAAACCTGCGGAGACACATGAAGCTCAACACGTGGAACCAGAGACGGGTTGAAAGATATGAAGCTTCACACTGAAGGTGATtcgtgactagggttgcaaaggggcggaaactttccggtaaatttccggaaactttccatgggaagttaagctcgggaatttggggaattttgaaagaaaaagaataagctgagcaataaaaacatcattcaaaactctattttaaagatgtatggaacgttgagtttcaaccctccactggtcattcttccatcacatgcacagataactcccagcatgcttcactctacagcagggctactgaggcctgctgtagagtgaaggactagtcaggtaagtttccatgatattactgggaaaatatattagcatgctgattgaggattgttcatctgttcatctagactatttccattcatttatccatcaattgtaaaatatgtttacagacgattccaattgtttggctaactatttatatctctggcattgcattagtgtttttttacaaactttgttctcatcttattctacagaacaatgccacgtgcactctctcatgtgtggagacatttcacctcatccaatgtagaaggaaaggctgtgtacatttgcaaatactgtgcaaagacctatgttaagaatgacacaacgatgcagaagcatatagtcaagtgcccaaagtttcctcagggctcaaatcagcctatgacacaacaaaatgtttatatttatgtctgtatatgacaaggtaaatacagttagtataaattacccacaacatttccagtttattccctttaattcccatggaaagtttgaatattcccagaattttgcctCCCTACTCGTGCTGTAAACGAACATGTGAGTAATGAGGTCCGGTGGCGTGTCACCTCCAGCGCCGTGCGGCGCAGCTGGTTGCAGTAGCTGTGCAGCTCGGCCTGACCTGCAGCCGAGCTGAACTCCAGCAGCTTCTCCCGCTCCAGCTCGTTGGTGGAGAACGTGGACAGCAGCTCGAAGAAGGAGCGGCGAGGCACAGCGCCGATGTCCAGGTAGCTCTCCACCAGGTGGCGCACGGTGCACGGCTGAGGAAGTCCGGCTGGAACTGACAAGTCAAGATAAGATAAGTGGAATGAAGGAAGTCCGGGGTCTCACCGGCGGAGCGTACCCACCTGCGGCGCTGCCCGTGGCGCTCAGCGTGAAGCCGGCGTCTGGATCTAATCTCAGCAGCTGGCAGAACTGTCGGACGTCCTCCGGTGCGTTGCAGGGACGCATGCTCACCACGTCCCCGGCTCCGAACCTGCACACAACACTCTGTGGTGAGGAGGACACGGAGCTGGGACTCGTGTCAACGACATCAAACCTTCACAAACTGTCTTCTCCTGCTCACTGTTCTGAAAACGTTCCGTCTGAGTCAATTCTTACAGGAAGTTGGATCCAGTGATGTCAAACTCTATGAGCCTCACTTCCTGGAAGTGGGACACGTGCGAGACCCTCCTGTTGGACACCAGCCTGGCAGCGAAGGCCTGAGTCTGCTCCGGGCTCCTCAGCCtgggctccgcctcctccttcACATCATCCAGGAAGTGGAACACGTATGTTGGGGGGAGTCTgccacacaaaacaacaacaacaacaacaacaaacaggaaataacaATCTGCTTCTGAAAGAGTCTCAACCAGCACAACAGGTGGAAACTCACGGTTCATCTTCTCTCAGTGGAGCCAGGTCGGCCACAGACGGATAGAGGAGCAGCACCTCCTCCCAGAAGGAGGCGAGCCACGGGTCGACCACGGCGTCCGGCCTAAACCAGAGGTCACAGCGTCACGGGTTCGATTCCACatgttatagatagatagatagatagatagatagatagatagatagatagatagatagatagatagatagatagatagatagatagatagatagatagatagatagatagatagatagatagatagatagatagataatacaatataataaaataaaaaatattgaggtagaaagaataaaaaaacagaaacacaagataaataggtagataaggtgcagtggcaagatgatggtaatagtactgatgatatgatggtaatgttattgttagacagtatataaaaatagtacattatatatagtatataatataacataatatatatttatatatgatagtaattataccaatataatagcagcatatagtaataatggcagcaacagtatatataataataatagtagtaataatataataataaaattataacatgtacacatgtataaatatgtgtatatagacttatataaacaaagaatatacagagagtatgatatgatatatgatagtagaggtataaatcaCGCTTGATTCAAACGTACACAATAAAAACCATCAGGATTTGAATGAtacagtttatggttaaactgtgaAGCTGCTTTGTGAGCTGCTGCCTCAGTTCCACATTGTGTCCGTCATGTCTTCTGaaaaaccagaagtaaccatatttggaggatagggggtggagcctgactgagagctcgaGGACTCGCCCATTGGACgatactagctgtcaatcacactgtggtacccccccccccccccccccccccccagtactTCCGGTGCTtca encodes:
- the ndor1 gene encoding NADPH-dependent diflavin oxidoreductase 1; translated protein: MWTPGLLVLYGSQTGTAQDTAQRILRQAQRRRLQVRLFPLDGYNVADLISETLVVFVCSTCGQGEAPDNMKNFWRFLFKKSLPVGSLSRLDCGVLGLGDSSYPKFNFVAKKLQKRLAQLGARVLLPVGLVDDQHDLGPDAVVDPWLASFWEEVLLLYPSVADLAPLREDEPLPPTYVFHFLDDVKEEAEPRLRSPEQTQAFAARLVSNRRVSHVSHFQEVRLIEFDITGSNFLFGAGDVVSMRPCNAPEDVRQFCQLLRLDPDAGFTLSATGSAAVPAGLPQPCTVRHLVESYLDIGAVPRRSFFELLSTFSTNELEREKLLEFSSAAGQAELHSYCNQLRRTALEVLADFPNTTAELKVDYLLDLLPEIQPRSFSIASSLQVHPNRLQILVAVVRYKTKLIKPRRGLCSSWLSSLDPDQGAVRVPLWVKRGSLKFPEEQDTPVVMVGPGTGVAPFRAALQERSAEGKSANVLFFGCRSRSKDFYFRSEWEELTEAGHLTLFTAFSRDQEEKVYVQHRVTENAKLLWDLLVNQRGCFYIAGNAKQMPASVSDALKGAFQQEGGVSSEEAEQMLVAMERAGRLQSETWS
- the ntmt1 gene encoding N-terminal Xaa-Pro-Lys N-methyltransferase 1, with protein sequence MEDMAGDETSFYSKAEVYWRDVSPTVDGMLGGYGRISNIDINGSKAFLHKFLGDGAGQTGRGVALDCGAGIGRISKRLLLPLFGTVDLVDVTQEFLDKARTYLEEDGQRVGHFFCSGLQDFVPESGRYDVIWIQWVIGHLTDDHLVEFLRRCQGALRPNGLILIKDNMAYEGVVPDEVDSSVCRELPMVRSLASRAGLRIVHEEQQLDFPKEIYQVHTLALR